Proteins encoded together in one Coriobacteriia bacterium window:
- a CDS encoding 3-isopropylmalate dehydratase, with translation MAITAKAFKYGDDINTDYIISGKYKFKSNDMAAMSVHAMEELDPNYYEKVSPEGGFLVAGTNFGMGSSREQAPLVLIGSNTKAVLAKTFARIFYRNAINTGLPVVECDTDLIADGDSLELDLEAGVVRNLTQGTEIPFAPLPPVMAQLLADGGLVEHFKKHGGFAVR, from the coding sequence ATGGCGATCACGGCGAAGGCGTTCAAGTACGGCGACGACATCAACACCGACTACATCATCAGCGGCAAGTACAAGTTCAAGAGCAACGACATGGCCGCGATGTCCGTGCACGCCATGGAGGAGCTGGACCCGAACTACTACGAGAAGGTGAGCCCGGAAGGCGGCTTCCTCGTTGCGGGCACCAACTTCGGCATGGGCTCCAGCCGCGAGCAGGCGCCGCTCGTGCTCATCGGCTCCAACACGAAGGCGGTGCTCGCGAAGACCTTCGCGCGCATCTTCTACCGCAATGCGATCAACACCGGTCTACCGGTGGTTGAGTGCGACACCGACCTGATCGCCGACGGTGACTCCCTCGAGCTCGACCTCGAGGCGGGCGTGGTGCGCAACCTCACGCAGGGCACGGAGATTCCCTTCGCGCCGCTGCCGCCGGTGATGGCGCAGCTGCTCGCCGACGGTGGGCTCGTGGAGCACTTCAAGAAGCACGGCGGGTTCGCGGTACGGTGA